DNA from Rhipicephalus sanguineus isolate Rsan-2018 chromosome 11, BIME_Rsan_1.4, whole genome shotgun sequence:
AGGggcaaaacagaaataaatattagAGTGGGTGTGAAGGTGGCTCACCGCATTTGCTCGCATAGAACTATTGCTGTTGGCCACAATAGTAGCTACCATATTGCCGACACTGCTGGCTAATGTTGGCTAACGCTTGGCTAAAGTCGGCTGTAAGGGTAACTGAAGTAACTGAAGGTAATCAATGGTAATTAAATGTGTTTATAACGCATTTCTGTCGCATATACTGCTTATGGCCACTGAAACTTTAAAATGTTCCGATTGCCTGGCTCACATTCATATTATGCACCACGTGTTTgcaagtaatgtaaactcacacGGCTTTTATCGTTTAGGGACGCGTTGTGCTTCTTCGTGGGATGACTATTCCGAGAAAGCGTATTCTGGGGAAGAGTATTCCGAGGAAGTGACGAGACGGCTCCCTCCTAACGAGTGCATAAAGAAGCCCCAGAGTGACGGAAATTCTACCAGAACTCATCTGATGTATTTCTACAACAGCACCGCTGCTCGATGCGAGGCGTACGCCGCAGACTTACGTGGCGACGCAGAGCTACCAGACCTCGCCGAAAACAGTTTTCAAACGAAAGAAGAGTGCAACAAAAAGTGCAGAGGTAAGAACTCACCGACCAacccgcacacacgcacgcacacgcacagagAATTCATTTGTGAATGATGACGTGTATTCGCTACCACACGCTGTAACATCTATCATTTGCTCATTTCCAAGGACAGCGCAAAGACGACACACATGCCAGCGACGCCTCCGTGCTTGTTTTTTGACCCTCGTGTTTCATTTCTGTTGAAATATAGTTACAGTCGTAGAATACtcgacaaaggaaaaaaaaaatcatttttcgcAACAGCCACGGCGCCACTGCACCAAAAGTGCTTATacctattacaacaagctttaatacGAACGAACGTAGATGTTTCGTTTTCAAGTGTTTGTGATTGTATGTATATGTTTttgcgcgttcaaaccttccagacatctaaaataaaCTTAGTGTGTTCACAtattttcgtgttcagatatcatttcatctaagatgtcgaagtattgagaataataataataataataataataataataataataataataataataataataataataataataataataataataataataataataataataataatattattattattattattattattattaggtcctGTATTTTTCATCAAGGatatgagggaggctgggagaaaaaagctgagaagcagcttgactggCTCCTGCACCCCcaaagtacactttggcgagtttacagcagcgTACAttaacagccttattaacagggtgAATAAACgggaagtgagaaaaaatgaaaggacggaaaaacaggattatcagcaacaatgcaacgcattttaattggaaataaaattaataaggagacattgcaacaacttataatgcaataTTAAACACCAAATTTCGgggaattggagatttacgagaaataaactcctgtaaacgccgaatttcctaaaaaataataataaactccgaaaaacaccctccgaatttcgaCAAtgataaactccgaaaacacggagccctacctaAAGCCCCTTGACCTTGGTAAAGTACCGCTACTCCTTGCACTCGCCGCCTCAGCGCAACCTCCtcgcctcctcctcaccccttTTGCGACCTCGCCGCTTTTTCTGCACAACGATTGGTCTCATTTGCGGTTGCCTTTGGAAACGCGCGGATCTTGCGTTTtggttgtgtttttctttttcgttcgctTCATTTTTTCGCCTCGGCTCCGCGTAGCGAATGTCGCGCATGCTTTGTTTTCTGCGCTTGCGCTGGCGggatgccgtgctgttgcgcctatagCTGCAGCAACCAGCGTGCAAATGGTTATTCGCTTTTCATGATACCTCAAGGTAAGCGCGATAGCTTgtgcaagaagcagtggctgcgcAAAATTGGCGGAAAGAACTTTGTTTTGACTAAGAACCGTGTTGTTTGCGAGGTATAAGACGCCTTTCTTATTGATTGTATCAAAACATCCCCGAATGATGTATTATTAAGTATTCTTCCGGCCTGCTCGTCAACGCTTCTTTGCGGCTGTTTGTGCGGTGCATAAAAGTAGGGTTGTCCTCAATATTCTGCATATTATGCTGAGACTCCATCACCTCGCACGTTGTCACTGTTATtcagtctgaaatgcacaacTGTAGAATCTGCTTTCCACTGCGTACAATTAATTGTGTGCAATGATACAGCTTCTGGATCGCGCATGTCGTGATTGTTAGGATCCCTTTTAACGTGAATGTTTGGTGAAGTTGGTAATTACTTGCATAGGAAATTTGAAGCGGGAAAAAAGACACGAGCGGACAAAGAGGGGTGACACAGACTGGCGCTGGCCTCCAACTGATTTTTTTTAGGGAATTCACACACGAAAGTAAGGACACGAATGCGATCAtgtgcaagaaaagaaaaaaggaaaacacatGCTCTGCGCagagccgttatctagcaggcagCGGCCGAAATGGTTTGTCTTGGTCACGCCTGTATTAGCATGCCTTCCCTTGTCCACTAAGAAACaagaagactgtaggattgggcgtgttggtacatgattacgagtgcaaatcagcgcagcctacaggaggggacagaagagaggacacagaactctgtgtcctctcttctgtcccctcctgtcggctgcgctgatttgcactcataattaAGAAACAAGATTATCTCTTAATTGTGGCATTGTCGGCTATATGGCGATCACTGGACGATTGTCATACCTTAGATTCCGAAACGGTATGTGCTTACAATATTTTTATGTTACCGCAACAGATCCACACTATGGAACGTGCGGTGGCCAAAAGAATGACAGCATCTGTTGGAAGTTGCGCGAAGTGGAGCGACGATTTTGGTTTGATCCTGATAATAGGACATGTAAGCCTTACATGTATGGGGGTTGCGACCCGAACAGCAACACATACCGCACGAAGTTGGAGTGCCTTCAAGATTGCGCAGGTAGGTCGTCCTCAGCAGCTATTAAATTGAAAGAATGTAAGAATGGgcttgtagggggggggggggggagtacatgGCAAAACTTGTAGCGCATTAAGGGCACGGACGAATAAAGACAGGAAGAAGCAGATTGTCCTGTCTTGACTTTCTTCGTCCATTCTCTAAGTTCTCTTTCCACGAAGTGGACGCACCCACAGTTCTGGCAATAAGGAACTGTTTTTTATTCTTGCATGAAAAGGGCTCGAACTTAATCTTATTTGTATGTCTTCGTTATGGGGATCAGTGTCAAAAGAAATAGGACAGGATTCACTCCATGTCGTGTCTCTTATTTTTCTTGTCCGGGTAATTTTTCATCCCCTTTTCTGTTATCGATTCCAAATGTATGTACACAGATTCATAGTTAAGCTTCACTGGGAGAGcccgaaataataaaaaaatcaagaTCTATGACAAAGCGTGACCACTATAACGGTGATGTGCAAATGTTGTGCAACGTAATTTAAATCAAAGGCAGAGCACTGCCAATGGCAGCAGTATGTACGTACTGCTGCGGAGCCGCGTTAAAAATTGAAGTGCTTCTCAGTGACGTACGCTCACATAATAAAAACCAGTGTTGGTATTATGCGAGTTAACGCGGTAGGACTCACACAAACAAAACTAGTTAAAAAAACTATTATTAGAATTGAATTATTGTTACCTCACCCTGATTATAGTTTTATTgcgtggtttgtatgtcttgtcgTGTGACACTGGTCTTGTTGGTATTGCAGCCTTCAGTGCAAAACAGATGGAGACAGGGCAAAACACTGCACGAGAGCAATTTGCATTTTTCTGTAAACTCTGCCTATATACACCCGACGTTTTCCACATTACAAAATTCCTGTTTTCCATTCTCCAGAGTTTATCGAAAACCGCTGCGCCGTTCCGATAGACGAAGGCGACTGCTTCGACGAGGAGGTTCGCTACGGCTACAACCCCGTATATCAAGACTGTGAACGGTTCAACTACACTGGCTGCGGAGGCAACCAAAACAACTTCAAGGTGGCGAAAGACTGCTGGCTTACGTGCGCAAGTAATCGGCTCTTTTCCATTAAAAAGAAATTAAAGCCACTTCCACGCCTGTGCAGTCTGAGTAAACAGTGGAAGTGGCAAGCAAGGGCCGCCACCTGGCGATCGCAGATAGAGttgcttcttcatcttcatcttctTATACTTGCTTCTTGCTTTCATGTTTCGATCTTTCTGCATCTTTTGCTAcatcttctttgtctttctttcatgtttcttccTTTCTGCATCTCTTTCTATAATGCCCTCTCTGCTTCTTGCCCTCCTCCTAAACctgacttctctttcccaccccttgctatgatATACagtacatggctgtgctatggtttaccctctcagcTCCATTCTTTCCGTGCTCCTCACCCTAACGttagtcctcctcaccctcactttcctttcacgCCCCTTTGCGATACTATACTACGCATGACATGCTATGGTAtacgagctgcttggcacatacccgatctgtggcgcataccctccgAGTTTTGTGCGCattaaacagctccactgctgAAAAAACTTGTGTTCGTACAATTTTATGGGTGTCCTACGCGCGCGATTCTGCGCCATGAATGTGGGAATTGATCATGTATTTAAGCAGCGCACAACAACACGACCACGACTAAGGAAAGTGCAACACTGGCAAAACTCGAGCTGTTGCGTGCGTATTGCTCTTTCGTTACACGTAGTCGTGTTTCTGTGTTGTGCTTAAAATCACGATGAACCGATACCAATTCGCTCAAGTTACCGTGTTATTGGGCGAATTCGTTTGTCGTCTTCTTGGAGTGACGCCACATGCTTTGGGAGCGTGTAGGCGTGAACGATGTGCCCCCGATACGCACAGCAACCGAGGATCAGCGGGAGACCTCGCAGTCCACTTCGAGTCCAGAGGACTAGCTATAGCTGTGCATGAACAAGTGAGACTATAGGGCGCAGGTCTTCCTGGAGTGAAGAGCCGACCCACCTTGGGTCCATACTCGGACCTATGAAGTTTATATATATTTCGTACAACATCTAGATCCGCAAGCAGTTCTTTGCGtgaaattatttttgtacaaagCTGTGATAACTCACACATATTTCGGTGTCGTCGTACCtaaaaaaacccggcgccggcgagcgcaaagaaatgcggccttcgaaggtgtgccggtcacatGCATATTCGTATGCGCCGTCTATGATACGACAGTGTCATCGTTTATTGGggtcacttgccatttcacgttgccacattccaTTGTTGCCTTGATATGatcgcatgaccgtcgttgttgcctgtagcaactgaagtgttgcgctgacaagcacgtggatgaaggtcaaaTTCCCGGcacgcaatgagaaagaaagaaagaaagatagatagatagatagatagatagatagatagatagatagatagatagatagatagatagatagatagatagatagatagatagatagatagatagatagatagatagatagatagatagatagatagatagatagatagatagaaaaagaaaagtacgTCAGGCACTaacacgccaagcttcgcctgCCCCCATTTTACGGCTAGGGAAATGGCTccttaatatttttttctgtgtgtgaaaCAATGTCATTGCTATTgtacacaacgtgcaaaaacatAACCGAACAGAGTCTCACTGCGTGCAAGGCGTGTACTGCTTACGTCTTTCAAGTTGCCCATTTTTCATCAGCTAATAAATATTACAGAGACAATCCGCAAAGAAATCCGCAATTAATCGCCCTCGTATCTCTGGTGTCAGTGCGGCTTCAGTATATTTGTGTCGCGTCTACAACCTATAGCCTCCATTGGTACTGTGCTTAAACATTCAGTGGTGCTGCTCACGTGTTACCTTTATCTGCTTAATGATGACTCGATTCTTCTGTGGCTTCTCTTTCCTGCATCTCTTCAGTAATCTAGACGAAACGATGTCGTACGGTGTGTGTCGGAAAAAAAAGGCTAGTTTGGTACTGAAATTCAGGTCGAGGTCACTCTTTGTGTTTGTCGGTTAATGTGTTTTCATATTCGATGAATACTTATATAAGGATCTGCCGATACGGATCAAATCCAATGAGATTTTTGTTTTTCCGACATACTTTTACGACAACATGCAAATGATAGCCAACTGAACGGCTAACGAGGAGATCACTGaatatttaattttatttatctTTCAAAACAGACAAATCCAGATGCCTGAAGCATACGGAAGAGCACAGCGGATGGTACAGGCCATACACGAGCTATTTCTACGATGTCAACGAGAGCAAATGCAAACGAACGAAAACTTTTTTTCGGAAGAGCTTTGCTCACAAATTCAACAGATTTGGAAGCATGGCAGAGTGCGAACGAAACTGCATGCGTAAGTACCGTATCACGGGTGCCATATTTATTACAAGTCTGTTTCTCGTCCTTACCTCTCAACATGCTTGAAATCTTTTTTTTCCGCGCGTTGAATTCAGAAGACCTTAAATGCTGACTCGGAGACCTTGTAACTATTCTGAACATTCGCGAAAGAGTTTAGCACCGATTCAGCATATAACGATGAACATGCTTTATGGAGGGAGTTGAAGTATTTAACAAAATATAATAGAACCCGCCGCGGGTGGTCggatggttacggtgctcgaatgctgacccgaaggtcacccgcattttgatggaagcaaaaggttagaggcccgtgcacttagatttaggtgcacattaaagaaccctaattagtctaaattttcggagccctcctgtaggcgtccctcataatcatgtagtgattttgggacgtaaaaccccaacaataatcaTTATATTCATATATAAAGGCGTCCTGAATAAGCAATTACGATAGGTATTCTTTCCTTTCTTAAGGAGTGTTCTCCTTCTTACAGAGGCTGCTATAGAAAAATATAATAAGGTGATCCACCATTTTTACAGCATCAAGCTAAAACGGAAAACCGAACGGATTTCTTCGAAAGAACACTTCTTAGCTGTCTTGGTTCACGTATCCCGGACGAGTGTATTTCTGGGTCCGTCGCTCTACCGCTTGAACTTAACCAGGAGCTCAGCAAACAGCATTGGAAGCACTGGCGAcatcaaggggggaggggggggggcgttaatgGGGTTCAAAGCCTCAGAAGTTCTTTCATTtcgcttgtgtatatatacacgtgcacatgcAAGCAAACGCAAGAacatacatacagggtgtttaaacacccccccccccctccaaaaaataATTCTCGCTACGGCCCTGATTCGGAGGGAGAATTAGTCGGAGTTGTTGATTAAATCACCGTCGCACTGCGATCTGTCCGCCTTCTGCTAACCTCTCCTGCACCTTGTCCGCAGTATATTGAAACACTTAAATGTAAGCGGTCAGGTTACAACTAACGTAATTCGTACCATATTCTAAGCGAAGCACCTTCTATCAAGGGAGCTACGGGCGATATAAGGTCACCCTCTTGCCAAGACATGCCATTACACCTCAGGTTATTCACTGAGTGGTCGGGGATTGATGGATGGACTGTCCTTTACTTACAGTAATGTATTTATATGTGGTTGGTCCCGTAGACGTCAGGTagccccctggccgacatctctaAGACAACTCTAGTCCACCAGCACCTTTACTGCAATATCTTGAAACACGCATATGTAAGCGGTTAGGTtacaagcagtggcgtagccgggaggggggaggggggacaccgggcccgtgttcctcccgaaaatttttttttgccatggcatacgcagcacaaaatgacactcgaccacatctgcctgtcctgg
Protein-coding regions in this window:
- the LOC119373554 gene encoding tissue factor pathway inhibitor 2-like encodes the protein MYLLVYLPSLILLTGTRCASSWDDYSEKAYSGEEYSEEVTRRLPPNECIKKPQSDGNSTRTHLMYFYNSTAARCEAYAADLRGDAELPDLAENSFQTKEECNKKCRDPHYGTCGGQKNDSICWKLREVERRFWFDPDNRTCKPYMYGGCDPNSNTYRTKLECLQDCAEFIENRCAVPIDEGDCFDEEVRYGYNPVYQDCERFNYTGCGGNQNNFKVAKDCWLTCANKSRCLKHTEEHSGWYRPYTSYFYDVNESKCKRTKTFFRKSFAHKFNRFGSMAECERNCMRIYKPRRKQFSFLHDTDAISHG